The nucleotide window CGACACCTGTAACCGCCTGCGACACCCGGTTATTGCATACAACTTGCAAAATGCCGCAAGTGGAGTTGAGCCTATAAAACAAGGCTTTTATCGAAGAATCCAGGATATCGGTCTAAAGCCAAGAACGCTTCCGAAGACCGATGCGCTATCCAGTTGCGCCACGGGCGCGTGGGGCCTGATCGGCCGGGAGCAATTGTACCAGAATACGGCGAAGTGCCAAACCGCCGTGCGTGAGGCGAGCGCGGGGGCGCGGGGGTCCCTGATCGGCGGAACTAGAGTCTTGCGAAGGCTTCCAGGGCTTGTTCGATGTGTTCCGGCTCGAGCGCCGCGGAGACCTGCACGCGAAGCCGGGCCTGACCCTGAGGGACGACCGGGAAGCCGAAGCCGACGACCATCACGCCGAGTTCCAGCAGGCGTTCGCTCTTGGCGATCGCTGCGGCCGCGTCGCCGATCATGATCGGGATGATCGCCGTGGGAGAATCATGCAGGTCGAAACCGAGGCGGCTCAGTCCGGCGCGCATGGCGGCGACGTTGGCATGTAGTCGCGCGACGCGCTCAGGTTCACGTTCAACGATTTCGATCGCACGCCGCGCGCTGTAGGCGACGGTGGCGGGCAGCGCGTTGGAAAACAAGCTGGGCCGACTGCGCTGGACCAGCAGATCGATCACCGCCTGTGAAGCGGCTACGTAGCCGCCGGCTGCGCCGCCGAGCGCTTTGCCGAGGGTGCCGGTGAGGATGTCGATTTCGTTGAGCAGGCCGAAATGTTCCGGCGTGCCGCGCCCCGTTTTGCCGAGGACGCCGACGCCGTGCGAGTCGTCTACGATGAGCAGCGCCTCGTAGCGACGGCATAGCTCAACAATCTCCGGCAACCGGGCAACGTCGCCTTCCATGCTGAAGACGCCGTCGGTGATCACGAATCGGGCCGCCTTGTCGGCGTGCTCGCGCAGCTTGGTTTCCAAGTCGTTGAGATCACTGTGCCGGTAGACCGCCTTCGTCGCGCCGCGGACCAGGCGGCAACTGTCGATGATGCTGGCGTGATTCAACTCGTCGGAGAGAATCACGTCCCCTTCGCCAGCGATCGTGGGCAACAAAGCTTCGTTGGCGTTCCAGCAACTGACGTAAGTGAGCGCGCTCGGTGCGCCGACGAAGCGGGCGATCGTTTCCTCGATCTCGCGATGGCAGGCCAACGTCCCGCAGATGAAGCGGACGCTGGCCGTGCCGGCGCCGTACGCCCGGAGGCCGTCGTGGCCGGCGGCGACTACTTCCGGATGGTCGGCCAGGCCAAGGTAATTGTTGGAGCAGAGCACAATCACCGGGCCGCGGCCTTGGATCGTGGCGGTGGCCGACATCGGACCGGTGACGTAGGCCAGCCGCTTGTATTGGCCGGATTGCCGGAGACCGGCCAGGAGGGCGTCGGTGCGTTCGTTGAATTGGCGATTGGGCATGAATACAGGTTCCCTGGGCCGTACGGTTCGAGCATCATTGTCCCCAACTTTGTTGGGTCGGCAAGGCAGATGAGCCAGCCGGTAGGTGTCGCTCCGCATTGCGAATCGGTGGAGAATGATCGACAATTTACGATGTCGGCCGCATGAATGCGGTCTGTTGCGTCGCCCCAGCCGGGATCGCCATGACTGAGAACGCCACACCGGACATCACCTGGCCGATTCGCTATCAGTTACTACTGCCGAACCTGGGCGTATTGGGGTTCGCGATTGTCGGCGCGGCGCTGTTGGGCGCCGTTTGGTCGGGGCGCGTGGCGGATCGGCGGATTGAGCACCAGTTGCATTCGATGGCGGCGACCTTGGCCAATTCTCGTTTTCCGTTGACGGACGCCGTGTTGGCGCAGGTGCGCGACCTTTCGGGAACGCAATTGGCGGTTACCAACCAAGCGGGCAAGGTCGTTACGTTGAGCGACCCTGCGCTGGCCGCGTTTCCGTTTCAGGAGCTCTCGCCGCTGCGATCGGGAAACACGGAGCGCGTGAAGGTCATCTCCGATCGACAAGGCGAACAGTATTTGCATTGCACCGTTGCGCTGAATTCGCGTTCCGCGAACACGCGGGGCGAGACGTTGCATGTGCTATTTCCGCATGCGCTGTGGTGGGACGCCGTCGCCACCGCGGTGTGGCCGCCGCTATTGGTGGGACTGGTCGGCGCGGGCATCGGCGTGCCGACAGGATTGCGTCTGGCGTGGCGGATCGCCGAACGCATCGAACGCCTGCGGCAACATTTGGCGCAACTCGCCGCGGGCCGGACGGAGCGACTTATTGTCGACGGGCCGCATGACGAGTTGCGTTCGCTCGCCGTCGCGGCGAATCAATTGGCGGATCAACTCGACGGTTTTCGACAGACGATTCAACGGCAGGAGCGACTGGCCGTCGTCGGGCAGTGGAACGCAGGGCTATTGCATCAACTGCGGAACTGCGCCGCCGGAGCGCAGATGGCCGTGAGGATTCATCGTAAGCACTGCATTTACGGCGACGTCGAAAGCTTGGACGTGGCGGCGCGGCAATTGGATTTGTTATCGGACCACGTGCAGCGTTCCTTGGTTATGGGACGCGAGGAGCGGCCCGCGCGCGGCAGTTGCCAAGTGGGAGAAGCGCGTCAGGAAATCATGCGGTTGCTCTCCCCGATGTTGCGACATCGCCGCGTGACGCTGGAATGGAATGGCGATGCCGACGCGACGATCGTGCCCGTCAGCTCCGAAAACCTGCGGCATTTGATTTCCAACTTGTTGATCAACGCGGTGGATGCGGCCGGGGCGGGTGGGAAGGTGACCGTAGCGTCGACGCGCAGCGAAGATCTGCGCACCTGCATTCACGTACGGGATTCCGGCCCGGGTTTGGCGACAGAGGTTGTTGCATCGGCCTTTGAGGCATTCGTCACCACCAAGGCTGAAGGAATTGGACTTGGGTTGGCGATTTGCCGGAGAATCATGGAAGACTGTGGCGGCAGCCTGAGCTATCGGCACGGCGACGGCGCGTGTTTCGAAGCGCAGTTTCCCGCTATAACTGCGGATACATTGAAGACTACTGAAACAGTGTCTGCCGGCGATACGACATAGCGTCGTTTCGCTCCGCGAAAGGAAATGCCCTTTCACGGAGCGAAACGAGACTGTGGTTGTTCGCCAACAAAGCGTTTTCATCATTCTTATAGGACTGCTGCTTTGAGCCGCGTACTGGTAGTGGACGACGAAGAGAGCATTTGCTGGGCGCTGGAACGCGTGTTGACCGGCGAAGGACACGAAGTGTTTTCCGCTGCCACGGCGGAGGACGCCTTGCGATGCGCGCGTCAAGCGCCGCCGGACGTGATCATGTTGGACGTGCGGTTGCCGGGCCGTGACGGACTAGACGCGATGAGCGACCTGCGCGAGGCGTCGAGCGCCGCCTCCGTGGTGGTGATGACGGCATTCGGCGATCTCGATACCGCGGTCCGCGCGATGTCGCAAGGCGCTTCGGATTATCTCACGAAGCCGTTCGACCCGGATCGCGCCGTGGCAGCGGTGCGCCAAGCGACGCGCAAGCGGCCAGCGCCGTCGAACGAATCGCTCGTGGCGGCGCCGGGCGGCATGGTCGGTTCGAGCCCGCCGATGCAGGAAGTTTTTAAGCGCATTGCGCTGGCCGCGCCGACGGAAGCGCCGGTGCTGATCTCCGGCGAAAGCGGGACCGGCAAGGAATTGGTGGCCGCCGCCTTGCATCGACATTCCCCGCGCGCAGAACGGCCGTTAATTCCCGTGAATCTGGCCGCGCTCAGCGAAGGCGTCGCCGAGAGCGAGTTGTTCGGCCATGTGCGCGGCGCGTTCACCGGAGCGGTGGAAAATCGGCGCGGCCTTCTGGAATCGGCCGACGGCGGGACTTTGTTCCTGGATGAAGTGTCGGAGATTCCGCTGTCGCTGCAAGTCAAGCTGCTGCGCGTGCTGGAGCAAGGCCAGGTCGCGCCGGTCGGAGGGACGATCGAACGTCAGATCAACGTGCGCCTGATTTCGGCGACGAATCGCGACTTGCGCACCGCGGTGCGCGAAGGGACGTTTCGCGAGGATTTGTACTATCGTTTGGCCGGTTTCGAGATTGGACTTCCCCCTCTGCGCGAGCGCGGCGAAGATCTATTAACGTTGGCCCGGCACTTCTTGCGCGCGGAATGGCGAGGCGCGGAGCGACCGGATTTCTCCTCAGACGCAATCTCCGCGCTACGCCGCCGCCGTTGGCTGGGCAATGTCCGCGAGCTGCGCCATGCCGTGCTGCACAGCGCGATTCTGGCGCGCGGCGGCATCATCGGCGCGGAGCACTTGCCGCCGCCGCTGGAAGTGGGACGCGCTGCCGACGGGAACATCGCGCGACGCGTACAGGAATCCGTGGCGCAATGGGCGGACGATTTGCTCGCGCGGGAACCGCAGGCCATCGATATGTACGAGCGGCTATTGTCACTCGTCGAACCGCCCGCACTGCACAAAGCATTGGATTTCCATCGCGGCAATCGGTTGGAGGCCTCGCGCACACTTGGGTTGCATCGAATGACTCTCCGCAAGAAGCTGCGCGGCGCGACATCGGAAGCGGATACGACCGAGGAATAAGGTCGTACAATGCATAGCGCCGGAAGCGTGAGCGCTCGGAGAGAATGGAGTACGACGTCATTTGCAATTCTCTCCGGACGTTGACGCTTTCGGGACTCTGGCTTAGGTCTGCTTGGCACGGAACTTGAATTCATGGACGACTTTACTGGAGCGGACCTCGCGGCAATCGAACGGACGACTCAAGAAGTCGGCCGGCAGTTGCTGGCCGCCGCTTCGGCCCGGCAGCCGAACGTGCTGGAACGACGCTGGTGGGAAGACCGAATCATGTCCTGGGCGATGCAGGACGAGTCGGTCAAGGTGCAGATGTTCCGTTTTGTGGACGTGTTGCCGATGCTCGATGCAAGCGAGGCGGTGCTCCGGCATCTGCACGAGTACTTCGACGAAGTGCGTCAGTTTCTGCCGTCGGCCGTGCGGATGGGGCTCGCCGTGGCGCAGCCGGATTCGTTGGCCGGTCGCGCGCTAGCGATCGCGGCACGCCGCAACGCGATGAACCATGCACGGCGTTTCATCGCCGGCACAAACGCCGATGAAGTTTTGAGCGCCGCAGTGCGACAGCGCAAGCTACGGCGCGCGTTCACGCTCGATTTGTTGGGCGAGGCCGTGGCCAGCGAGGCGGAAGCGGAACGTTATCTGCAAGCCTACCTCGGCTTGATCGAATCGATCGCGCCCATAGCGAACGCCTGGCCCGAGGCGCCGCAGGTCGATCGCGCCGACTACGGTCTGCTGCCGCGGATGAACGTCTCCATTAAGCTTTCGGCGCTTGATTGCCGGTTCGACGCGATCGACCCCGAAGGGACGTCGCGGCGCGTCGGGGCGCGGTTGCGAAAGTTGCTGCGCGTCGCGCGCGAGCGGCGGACATACGTGCATGTCGATATGGAGTCGTACAAGACGAAAGATCTCACGCTCCGCATCTTTCAGGAGATCTTGCTGGAAGAAGAATTCTGCGACCTGGCCGACGTAGGCATTGTGATTCAATGCTATCTCCGCGACGCGCTGGACGATTTGGCGCAGCTACGGGATTGGGCCAAGCACCGCGGCACGCCGGTGTGGGTGCGGTTGGTGAAAGGGGCGTACTGGGACTACGAGACAGTGCATGCGCAAGCCACCGGCTGGCCAATTCCGGTATTTCAAGAGAAGTGGGAATCGGACGCCTGCTTCGAGCAAGCGACTCGCTTCGTGTTGCGAAACCGACAATGGCTGCGTCCGGCGCTCGGCAGTCATAACCTGCGCTCCTTAGCGCACGGCATTGCCGTCTCGCGACACTTGGGCCTGCCGACCAACTCGCTCGAAATGCAGATGCTCTACGGAATGGGCGACGCCGAGAAGGACGCAATTGTGCAGATGGGATATCGCCTGCGCGTCTATATGCCGTTCGGAGAACTGATCCCGGGCATGGCGTATCTGGTGCGAAGACTGTTGGAAAATACTTCAAATGATTCCTTCCTACGGGCCAGCTTTACCGAGCATGTGGCCCCGGAGAAGTTGCTGATGAACCCGCTCGACGCGCAGCGCGCGCCCCTTTCCGCCGAACGCCAAGACGCATCGCATCACGACGGGCCATTCGCGCCGCGGTTTCGCAATGAACCGCCGGCCGATTTCACCAAGCCCGCTGCACGGCACGCGATGCAAACGGCGATCGATGCGGCTCGCGCGCAGTTCGGACGCCACCATCGGCTCATGATCGGCGGGCGCGAGATCGACACGCCTACCAAGATCGTGTCGCTGAATCCATCGCATTTGAAACAAATCGTCGGCACGACGGCCTCGGCGGACGCAAAGTTGGCCGCGGACGGTGTGACGACCGCGCATGCCGCGTGGCCGGCATGGAGCGCGCTCGGTGCTGCGCAACGCGCCGAGTACTTGCGCGCCGTCGCAGAGGGCATGCGCCGCCGGCGCTGGGAATTGTCCGCGTGGATCGTGCATGAAACCGGTAAGGGCTGGCGCGAGTCCGACGCAGACGTCTGCGAGGCCATCGACTTTTGCGAGTTTTATGCCCAGCAAGCGATCTTCCTGGAAACATCGCAGGGCGTCGACGTGCCGGGCGAAGAAAACCGGTTCATCTATCAATCGCGCGGCGTGGCGGCCGTGATCGCGCCGTGGAATTTTCCGCTCGCGATTCTGACCGGCATGGCCGTGGCGGCGCTCGCCACGGGCAATACCGTGGTGATGAAGCCGGCGGAACAGTCTTCGATCGTCGCCGCGAAGCTGATGGAACTGTTCGTCGCGGCGCAACTGCCCGCGGGTGTTGTCAACTTTTTGCCCGGCGATGGCGCGGCGGCCGGCGCGGCGCTGGTGGAGCATCCGCAAACTGCGATCATCGCCTTCACCGGTTCGCTTCAAGTTGGCTTGGCAATCCACGCCCGAGCGGCGGACACGTCGCCGCAAGCGGTCAGCGGCGTGAAACGCGTGATCGCCGAAATGGGGGGTAAGAACGCCATCATCGTCGACGACGACGCCGACCTCGACGAGGCGGTGCTGAGCGTGGTGCAAAGCGCGTTCGGCTATCAAGGGCAGAAGTGTTCCGCATGCTCGCGCGTGATTGTGTTGGAACGCATTCACTCCGTATTTGTCGAACGCCTGGTCGAAGCGGCGCGGAGCCTGTCGATCGGGCCCGCCGAAGCCCCCGGGACCGACGTCGGACCGGTGATCGACGCCGAGGCCTTCGCGCGGATTCAGGACTATTGCCGGCTCGCGGAACAGGAAGGACGCGTGGCGCTGGCAAGCGACGTTGGCACATTGGCGGGCGAGGGTTACTACGTCGGCCCACGGATTGTCACGGACGTATCGCCGCAGTCGCGTTTAGCTCAAGAAGAAATCTTTGGGCCCGTGCTGGCGGTGCTCCGCGTGAAAGATTTCGCGGAAGCGTTGCGGGTGGCGAATGGTACGGAGTACGCCCTTACGGGCGGAGTGTTTTCGCGCAGCCCAGCGCACCTGGACCAGGCACGGCGCGAGTTTCAGGTCGGCAATCTTTATCTGAACCGTGCGATCACCGGCGCGCTTGTCAATCGCCAACCGTTCGGCGGCTTCAAAATGTCGGGCATCGGCAGCAAGGCCGGCGGCGCGGATTATTTGCTGCAGTTCGTGGTGCCGCGGACGATCACCGAAAACACGATGCGCCGCGGGTTCGCTCCACCGGCTGAATGAGAAGAACTAACCGCGAAAGTCGCGAAATGGCGCGAAAAGGAAGCGAGTCCATGACTTTGCACAAGTTGAAAGTAGATTGCTTGCTATTCTCTGCGGTTCGACGGTAAAGTCATCCCTTCGCGTCGTTTCGCGCATTTCGCGGTTCCACCTGATCTATCAACTTGAGTGCAAACATGATGACTCGCGCGCCGCTCTCATTGTCGTGGGCAATCTTCCTCGCGTTGGCGGCACAAGCGGACGCGGGACACGTCGAACGCGTTGCCGGTGGTGGAACTAAGCCAGCGGACGGTGTGCGCGGCATCGATGCGCAATTGAATGAGCCGTTCGCCGTGGCCTTCGATCGCGACGGACTGATGTACATCGCCGAGATGGTCGGCGGGCGTATCCTGCGCGTTGATGCGGAGGGGATGATCGAAACGCTGGCTGGTCGCGAAGCAGAGGGCTTTGCCGGCGACGGCGGTGTGGCAAAAGACGCGGTGTTCAATGGCATGCATCACTTGGTTTATGGTCCCGGTCACGCGCTGCTCGTCGCGGATACGTTTAATCATCGCGTGCGTCGCCTTGATCTGGGAGCGATGACCATCGAACCGTTCGCGGGGAGCGCTCAAAAAGGTTTTGCCGGCGACGGCGGACCTGCGCTCTTGGCAGAGTTTGGGGATACCTATTGCCTCGCTTTCGGTCCGAACAACAAGGCGCTATACATCGCGGATCTCGACAATCGTCGGATTCGACGGATCGATATGGCGACGGGAGTTGTGAGCACGGTCGCCGGCAACGGTGAACAAGGAGTGCCGGAAGACGGTGCGACCGCCGTCGAGGCGCCGCTCGTCGACCCGCGCGCCGTGGCCGTGGACTCGCGCGGCAAGGTCTATGTCCTTGAGCGGGGAGGTCATGCGCTGCGAGTCGTCGGCCCAGGCGGCCGCATTCGCACGGTTGCCGGCACGGCTGAAAAAGGAAACACCGGCGACGGCGGCGATGCACGGCTGGCGACGATGAACGGGCCGAAGCATCTTTGCGTCGACGCGAATGACGACGTGTTGATCGTCGACACGGAGAATCATGTTGTGCGCAAGTTCATCGCCAAGGACGGCAAGCTGGTCCGCATCGCCGGCGCCGCACGGCAGGGGCACGCGGGCGAGGGGGGCGATCCCTTGGAGCTCGAAATGAATCGTCCGCACGGCGTGGCGATCGGCCCGGACGGAGCGTTGTACATCGCCGATAGCAGTAATCACCGGATTCTGAAAATCACGCCCTGACGCCCGGTTTTCGCGGCGTTTTCGCTGGCCGGCAGTCGCGTTGGCTCCGGTTGCGTTTCGGGCGTAAGCGGTTATCCTGCTTATTCTTTACGCGGGACCGCTCATGAAATATGCCATCATCATTCCGGACGGCTGCGCGGACGAGCCGCAGGCCACGTTGGGGGGAAAAACCCCGCTCCAGGCCGCGCGCACGCCGGCGATGGACGCCATCGCCGCCGCGGGCGTCGTCGGCCGGGCGAACAACGTGCCGGCCTCCCTGCCGGCCGGTTCGGACGTGGCAAATCTGAGCTTGTTGGGCTACGACCCGCTCCAGAATTTCACCGGCCGAGCGCCCTTGGAAGCCGCCGCGCAGGGCTTGGAACTAGGCCCGAATGACTGGGCGATCCGCTGCAATCTGGTGACGGTCGAACAGCAGATGATGCGCGACTTCACCGCCGGACACATTTCCACGGCAGAAGCGACGCAGTTGCTGGCCACGTGCCAGGAGCATCTGGGCGGGGACCAACTTCGCTTTGTGCCAGGCGTGAGCTACCGCAACTTGCTGTTGTACAAGCCTGGCGCAGGGCAGTCCCCGTTCAGCACCGACACTCGCGCGACACCGCCGCACGACTTGACGGACAAATCGGTGCTGGACGACTACCCGCGCGGGCCAGGCAGCGACGTATTGAATCAATTGATGTGCGACAGCGAGCCGCTGTTCGCGGATCATCCGGTGAATCGAGCGCGGATCGCGGCGGGTAAGCTGCCGGCGACGAATATCTGGCTCTGGGGGCAAGGCCGCCGCCCGGCGTTGCCCCCGTTCGCGGAGATGCACGGCATTCAAGGCGCGATGATCACCGCGGTGGATCTTTTGCGTGGTTTGGCGGCGCTCTTAGGTTGGAAGCGAATTGAAGTCCCTGGGGCGACGGGCTATCTCGATACGGACTACGCGGCGAAGGGACGCTATGCGATCGACGCGATCGGCAGCACCGATCTGATCTGCGTGCATGTCGAAGCGACGGACGAAGCGTCGCACGAAGGGCGGGCCGAGGCGAAGATCGAGGCGCTCGAGCAAATCGACCAGCACATCGTCGGGCCGCTGCACGAAGCTCTCAAGAAACAAGGCGAGTACCGTATCCTGGTTTCGCCGGATCACCCGACGCCGCTTAGAACCAAAACCCACAGCCACGGTTTCGTGCCGCTGGCGATCTGCGGCGCCGGCATCACGCCGGACGCCGTGACGACGTACGACGAAGCGGCGGCCGGCGCTGCGGCGTTATCATTCGCCGAGGGGTGGCGGATGATGGATTACTTTCTGCATTTGAAACGGTGACGAGAGTCATTGTTTCTTCACCACAGAGACACGGAGACACGGAGAAGGCGAGACTTAGTGCTAGTAGCCGTTCGGCGAGTCGACTCCTGCATGCAAGCCAAGTCACGCATCCTCTTCCTCTCCGTGCCTCCGTGTCTCCGTGGTGAATCTCAGTATTCCTCACGTGGCACTTCAGGTTTCAGTTCAACATGCCATTGATCGTCCAAAAATTCGGCGGCACCAGCGTTGCCGATAGCCAGAAGATTCTGGCCGCTGCGCGGCGCGCGATTCGCGCGCAGCAGGCCGGCAACCAGGTCGTCATGGTCGTGAGCGCCATGGGGCACAACACGGATATGCTCGTCGATCTGGCCCAGCAAATCAACGACGACCCGCCTGCCCGGGAGATGGACATGCTGCTCTCCACGGGCGAGCAAGTCAGCGTCGCGTTGATGGCCATGGCCGTCGAGGCGCTCGGTGCAAAGGCCATCAGCTTCACCGGCGCGCAGATCGGCATCAAGACCGACAGCACGCACACCAAGGCGCGGATTCGCTCGATCAGCACCGAGCGGATGCGGAAGGCGCTCGACGAAGGGCGGATCGTGATCGCCGCCGGGTTTCAGGGCATCGACGAGGACTACAACATCACCACGCTCGGCCGCGGCGGCAGCGATACAACCGCCGTGGCCCTGGCCGCGGTGCTCAACGCGGACGCCTGCGAAATCTACACCGACGTGGACGGCGTCTACACGACCGATCCGCGCCTGTTGCCCGAAGCCCGGCGGATGACGCGTGTCAGTTACGACGAGATGCTGGAATTGGCCAGCCTCGGCGCAGGCGTGATGCATAGCCGATCGATTGAATTCGGCAAGAAGTTCGACGTGCCGATTCACGTCCGCAGCAGCTTTACCGATATTCCCGGCACGATGATCGTCGCCGAGAGCGAAGTGCCCGGCCAGGCCGTCGGCGGTGCGGCGCTGACGAAAGACGAAGCCCGGGTTACCGTGGCGAGCCTGCCTGATCGCCCGGGGACGAGCCTGGCGCTGTTTTCCAAAATCGCCGCGAAAAACATCTCAGTTGACATGATCGTGCAGAACGTCGGCGCCGATGGAAAGGCGGATATTTCGTTCACAGTCGTGCGCAACGATCTACAGAACACGCTCCGGGCCGTCGAAGAAGCGGCCCGAGAGCTCGGCGCTGGGGGCGTGTCGCATGACGACAACGTCTCGAAAGTGTCGGTGGTCGGTCTCGGCATGGCGACGCAAACTGGCGTCGCCGATCGCATGTTCCGGGCGCTCGCCAAGGCCGGCGTGAACATCGTGATGATCACCACGAGCGAAATCAAAATCTCCGTACTCGTTTCGCGCGAGCACTCCCAAGCGGCGCTTCGCGCGGTACACCAGGCGTTCGAGTTGGAAAAACCGCCGGTGCAGCCAGTCGTCGCGACGACGTCACAACCGTCCGCCGCGCCGTCGGACATCATGGCCGTCGTGCGACGACTGCAAGGCATGGAAGACTTAACGATTGACGACGTGACACTCGACGATCGACAGGCTCGCGTGACCATCACCGGCGTGCCGGATGCGCCGGGCGTGGCCGCGCAGGTCTTTGAGGAAGTCGCGGCGGCCGGCGTGTTCGTGGACATGATCGTGCAGAGCTACGGGGCTGGCGGCAAGGCGGACCTGAGCTTTACGGCGCCGCACAAGTCGCTGAAGACGTCGCTGGAAGTGGCGGAGCGATTGGCCAAGCAATTTGGCTGCCGCGGCGTGACGTACGCCACGAAGGTGGCCAAGCTCTCCGTCTCCGGCATCGGGATGCGCAGTCACACGGAAGTGGCCATTCGCATGTTCCGCTGCCTGGCGGACGCCGGCATCAACGTCGAGATGATCAATACCAGCGAAGTGCGCGTGAACGTCGTTGTCGACGGAGCCGCGGGCGAGAAGGCCCTGGCCTGTTTGCAAGCGGCGTTTCAGGATGTCCGCGGGTAGTTCGCTTCGATTACACTAGAACGTGGGTGCCTGGGGCTGAGGCAGGCAGCGTATGCAACCAAGTCGAAACGGCTGGGGAATCGCGGCGATTTGTTGACACGTCTAGCAAAGCCCCAGTGGTTGCGCCATGGCGACCGCGCCTCCGGTGCCCCTGCCCCAGGCACCCGCGCTCGAAGTTGCATTGCCAATGGATAAACGCGATGGTGAGCGAAAACCCCTACGAATCGCCGCGTTCGCAAGACTCCAACGGTGTTCAAAGCGAAACGCCGTCGCTTGGATTTCGTTGCTTGCGTGCGATCGTCCTTGGCACGC belongs to Planctomycetia bacterium and includes:
- a CDS encoding aspartate kinase, with translation MPLIVQKFGGTSVADSQKILAAARRAIRAQQAGNQVVMVVSAMGHNTDMLVDLAQQINDDPPAREMDMLLSTGEQVSVALMAMAVEALGAKAISFTGAQIGIKTDSTHTKARIRSISTERMRKALDEGRIVIAAGFQGIDEDYNITTLGRGGSDTTAVALAAVLNADACEIYTDVDGVYTTDPRLLPEARRMTRVSYDEMLELASLGAGVMHSRSIEFGKKFDVPIHVRSSFTDIPGTMIVAESEVPGQAVGGAALTKDEARVTVASLPDRPGTSLALFSKIAAKNISVDMIVQNVGADGKADISFTVVRNDLQNTLRAVEEAARELGAGGVSHDDNVSKVSVVGLGMATQTGVADRMFRALAKAGVNIVMITTSEIKISVLVSREHSQAALRAVHQAFELEKPPVQPVVATTSQPSAAPSDIMAVVRRLQGMEDLTIDDVTLDDRQARVTITGVPDAPGVAAQVFEEVAAAGVFVDMIVQSYGAGGKADLSFTAPHKSLKTSLEVAERLAKQFGCRGVTYATKVAKLSVSGIGMRSHTEVAIRMFRCLADAGINVEMINTSEVRVNVVVDGAAGEKALACLQAAFQDVRG